A stretch of DNA from Pangasianodon hypophthalmus isolate fPanHyp1 chromosome 2, fPanHyp1.pri, whole genome shotgun sequence:
aAAACCACATTCACAACAAGGTGCCACAAGTGAATATATAGTGCATGGCCATGGATGGTTTTAACATAATACTGCATATACTGCAACCCCTAAAATAAATGACATCGTCATTGGTTATATACGCTCTGTCCTCACCTTATTAGGTTTATGACTCCAGAAGTGTTGAAAAGTGGCCAGCTGGCATCTGCAGACTTCCTGATATTTAGTTGCTTCATCCTGTTTTAGTGGATACTCTCCAACTGGCTTGAATGTGAAATTTATCCATTCTTTCAATCCCAggactttttctctctcttcctcatttATGTAAACctattaaaaacattagaaaGTGTTATTGTTCACTTGCATGTAAAATGTCTCATTTTTAATATGGGACATATAGTACATGAGCAAAAAATGGCAATTTTAAGCCAATCTTATGTTTCCTTTGTGGTTTTCTCaccaaatataatatataggACCTTTTATTAGTTCAATTATATAATTTGTGGAGGAATTGTTGTCATTTTAGGAGTCTGTGCAAgtacataatataaaaatataaatataaaaatattcaatatgtTCTAAAGTAAAAGATTTTGCTATTAGATTTTTGGGAgtgatgtgatttttattttttttttattttgttttctgtgtttccCTGGAGGGAGTGAACAGACGGGAATGTGAAGCTCTGCCCACCATGGTGGCTACTCCTCACTCTAGAACAGACTTCTTCAGTGGGCAGATAACAGACGTATTCACCTCCATTTTGGTTACCACTGTTGGTGGTGACACTATAGCACATATTGGTACTGAACGTGGAAGACTGCTACAGGTGATCACACCATCGTTGCCCCAGAAATGGATAGTCTtctgatttaatgttttatacctTTGTGAGTTAATTTGTGTCTAAGAGTGCTCATTTTTCATGAAGGTCATTCTGACAAAGTCAAGCCCTATTGTGTTTGCCAACTACTCTCTTGttgaagaggaagagagagtgtCCAGCATTGCTGCAGTGCAGTCTGACGAGTCTTTGCTCTTCGTGGTTGGAAACAAGGTGCCGTTTCgctgtttttgtctctctccctgttgtGACCTTAGTTTTCTTAATTCAGGTAGAACCTCATAATACAAAGGTCATGCTGTGTTTTGCACTCTTTGTctatctcttcctctctcttttgcaTACTTATTGTTGGGGATGCTGACTGATTTAACAGGATTTGTAACTAATTTGTAAGTAATTTGACTAACTTGCAAGCAAGTATTAGAGCTAAATGACTAagctttaaatatttagaaTTAAATTTTTGCAATATCTGTGTGACTAACACATCTGAAAAGGTCAGGATGCCATATTTTTTTAGTCTGCTTTATCTGTAAACCTCTGTTTAAtgtctttagatttttttctgttttcattttctctcctaTTCTCCcactcttttctctgtcttcaATGGAGTTTTGCTTATTATGTGTGTCTTTTTTCCTGTgtgaaaatgtatgtaaatgttagtagcattgtgtctgtgtgtcggTATGTGTATAGATGGTGACTGTGTCTCCTAAAGGACCAGGATGCAAACATCTCTTAACTTGTTCGGAGTGTATGCAGGCCCCTCGCTTTATGGACTGTGGATGGTGTGGCGGGTTCTGCTCAAAAATGACTGAGTGCCCGGGCCAGTGGAGTAATAACACTTGCCCTCCATTTATCACCAAGGTGATTCATAATTCTCAAATTACCTGAAGCAGCTCTTtgctttatgaaaatattttgaatgtgTTGCTAGATGGAATGTTGTGAGCGAATGGTTTGTTCAAAATCAACAATAATGACTGTTGTCTTAAATTCAACATCTGTTTGGATTTGGGAAAACATGTAAGAGGCCTGTCAAAACAACCAGGTTGTTGATTTAGTCATGTTAATATAACACACTCATTGCTTTTTCAGGAGCATGTCACATATACAAAGGAAGTAACACTAATGTAATTAATTACTGTGAATAAATTAgataaatttatgcataaagaAACCATGCTGTTAATACATGGTACATAGCGGCATaggtaattattattagtattaaatCCACATCCATTGATATATTTACCAATGGTAAATTTATAGTATACACACCcacatttttaagttttaagagacagaaacacaaagaAAGATCGTCTTTCAGTGGCACCCAAGAGGCAGCATTTTTGAACCTGTGCCCAAGTGTTGGTGGTTACAGGAcagtatttaaatttaaattaagttGAAATGTCCTGTTCCTGTAGCTTCTTTCATCTTATCATCTCACACATAGATAAATGCAGATACATAAAATGCATTAGAGTTAGACCACCAGCCGATTCAGGCTAATGGAAATGAGGCACTACTTAGCACAGTACAAAACAGTTAGCATTAGGGGTGCCACAAATGTGTGTATTATGGTGTCACTGGCTAGGAAGGTTGTGTGGATTACAGGAATCAAACTGAGTTGGAATCATACCCTCTATGTATCATGGAATCTAGCTCTCATTGGTTGGGAGGGATCATGCTTTTTTTGGGTAGTAGTCATGCTCTCACTGGGGGAAGGAAAAGTTGTTCTCATTTAGTGGAAGGGAATCAAGTTTTTACTTGGTGGTAGAGAATCATGTTCTTATTGAGTGGGAGAGAAGCATGTTGtcattacactgcaaaaaatcaTGCTCTCGTTGAGTGAGAATGAATCATGCTCTCATATGGCTATGTCTATTTGGTTCAGCTATAAAGTAACAGCGCTCAGAATTGAAGTTGCTGTTATAAAACAGTACAAGGacaataaaagtatttttttttaaagttaatgaTTGTCATTGTGATTCCAACTCttggtgttgttgttttctCTTATTTAGGGATTTTGCTGTGGTAGCTACAATTTTATATTCCGAAATCTGTTATTCTGTCTTTAACAATTTTCTACCATGCCTGTTTAGTTTTTTCCAAACACTGCACCACCTGATGGTGAAACAGAGATTACGTTGTGTGGCCGGGATTTACAGTCTCCAATGAATCCTGTTATCACGACATCTACTCACCAAGTCAGTGTGGGACAAACCAGCTGCTCCATAATACCGAAAAAGAGTAACAGCACACAGTGAGTAGCACGCACGCACACTCgcgaacagacacacacaaacaaacaaacacacacacgtgtacataacacaaacacaacaataaatcctgtcctatttttcttttcaggctGGTATGCAGGATCGTTCCTCAGTCCTCAGATGTGACGCAAGATGTGGAGATTTACGTTAATGTGAATGAGGAGAGAATGGAGCGTGGTTACTCCATCTCTGGACAGGCACGTAGGCAAGGCTTCAGCTTTGTGGTAAGGAGAAGTTCTTTTTAAGGCTTTGTAAGCCAAACCATGCAAAAATGCAATAGAAAGTAAATGAAACGTAGTTGAAATTTTATGCACCGTGCTACCTTTCATTCATTTGATTGCGAGTCTGGTCAAAGATTGCAGTGTGCCtcagatgttgattttttttttaaaaaaagaattatacAAATCTCATATTTAGACACCAGTTGTGACAGATATCAGTCCCACCTTTGGGCCCAAGATTGGAGGCACCAGGATTACACTGTCAGGGAAACACCTGGatgctggacaaacaagaaCAGTCCGTATGGGGAAAAAGAGCTGCCCTGTTGAAAGGTTTTTAGTAATACAATATGTTTGTGATTATGGAATATACCTTATTCTTGGCCTTAAATCATGAACTGAAGCATTTTTAACAGCATGTTCAACAACGGGACCTGGTCCTCTGTAGTCTTCGTGTCTGAGGGAGTGGAGGATTTGACAGAGGTGAACGTGACACTTCAAATTGACGAATCAGTTATATTTGCAACCAAACAATTCAGCTACAAGGAGAATCCTAAGGTGACAGAGCTGAAGCCTAACTGCAGTTTCAGCAGGTGAGGACCAGAATAACAttgtgcgtgtatgtatgtgtattgtGTTAATGTATCTGCTGTCATAGCTAATCATTCCCTATTCACATACTGAATGTTGCTGATCTGGCTGTAATTTTTGGAGACTCTCATAAAATGCACAGTCAGAGGCACATTTTCAtccttttatactgtatatttgcatacactgtatatgtaaattcattcatttatcttcagtaactgctttttccTGGCCAGGACCATAGTGAAACTGGAGACTATCCCTGgaacattatatacacacacacacacacacacacacacacacacacacacacacttgtagaCTCAGTCATTCCTAGGGGCAATTCAGATTAGCCAATCTACTTATCGGCCTGTTTTGGGAcatggaggaaactggagaacccagagaaaacccacattGACTCAATGAGAACCTGCTCAGGATAAAAATTTGGGACCCTAACAATATAATCATAACATAATTTTGTTAATTGTTGTAATGTGCAGTGGGAGGCAGGACACAGTTGTGTTAAAGTGTGTTCTTTATTAGGGTAAACACTGAAATCATGGTTAAAATTCATAGCAGAGGTCAACATACACATAGGCAGACTATAGCTGCAAGAGATGAACTGCAGGGTCGGAGCATTTTTTGCAGCTATTGCCTCCAGtgtggccagttcttgccaagttacACAGACGAACATACATGTCAAATTTTGTGACAATGGCTCAATGGTAACAGTGTGAAATATCTGATGAAATCTTATTGGCTGATGGTGGCCATGGTTTTGAAGTAACTCAGTCATCAATAAAAATCTACATACAGATTAGCACAATGATGCAGTACACCAAATTTCAGTTTCCAGTTTTGTGCAAGTCCATGGAAACAGTCCTGAGTTAAAACTGTTTgaataaaataagattttacAAATTGTAAAAGCAATGCCTGAAAAAGCCTCCAACTACCTGCAAGACTGAAAAATAAAGCTGCTGTTtacctgcatttgcatccgtATCTGCTGCCTGACACAAATCTCCATAtgtttttcataattattaAGTAGGTTtgacataatttacataatgtaatgttacataatttacattatGTAAATCATCTCAAAATCTAAGTTGGAGACCACTGAATCAGACGAAAAAAGAGTTTTGGCACTAGGCCTCAAGGTTCTCGAAAAGTATAGTGTTGAGCTATTGTCCCACCATTAAGCCGATTGGGTAGAGGAGCAGCGGGAGGTAGTGCTATGTATTGACCAAGTATCACATCTCTATGACTTTTAGGGGACAAgataaagaataagaaaaaaatttagCAAAAACACTAGGATTCTAGCACCTTTGGTCCTTGGACCCCTAACAAAGAGGTGATCTAAACCAGCAACATGGAACTAGATACAAAATAGAATATAGTCTAGGAAGAAGGCCAGAACTTCATGATATAAATGCACAATAAGATTTTTTAAAGACATAAGGCTGCAGAGGTTTCAAATacttaaacaaatgaaaaacagatgAACAAACTAATGACAAGATAGGGTGGAGACAAGATtaaaacagaaaccaaaacaaacatcaGCACTTAAGTGCTTGTTGCCATCGGATCCAGAACATGAAGAGGTAACAAGGTTAATATGGCATGCAACTGTACTTAAAAAAACTACTTTCAATCATATAcattgtacactatatggcgaAAAGTGTGTGGACGCCTGatcatcacaaccatatgtgctttttgaacagcTCATTCTGGATTTAGtcctgctttgctgttataataacctccactacTCTGGGCAGGCTTTCCACTAAATTCTGGAacatgactgtggggatttgtggtcattcagccacagaaacactagtgaggtcaggtgaggaggtctggtgtgcagtcagcattccaatttttcacaaaggtgttcattggggttgaggtcacaGCTGTGTGCAGGCCACTTGTTCTTTCagaccaaccttggcaaaccatgtcttcatgaacctcacattgtgcacaggggcattttcttgctggaacatgtttgcgccctttagttccagtgaaggaaaattgtaatgctacactttggggaagaaccacatatgggtgtgatggtaaagtgttcacaaactttggctatatagtgtatgtagtaGCTCACTGACATGCAGTGAGTTTTAACTCCTTAAATATGCTTTTTGGCTGTCTTCTTATGCAGAGGTTCCAAAATCATCATAGTGGGGGAAAATCTGGACACTGTATCCCAGACTACAATTTATTACAAACCCAAGAACTCAAATCCTGTCCAAAGTGTAAGTGTTTTAGCACATTGCCTGCTTTACATAATGTTGTGTGTATGCTGCCACCAATTTTGACTCAGCTGAAATCcctcaggtgtgtgtgggtcCTGTGAGCCCAACgcagatggagtgtgtgagtcCAGCATGTGAGGATTCAGATGGTGTCCTCTCAGTGGATATGGATGGAGCTAAAAATCTTATTTCTGTGCCTTTTTTCTGCTACCCCAATGGCAAGCCAATCCCCTTTGAACATGATGACAACATGCTTCTACTCGAACCTGGGAATGACAGAGTCTCCgtgcatgtgtgtctgcatttgcatctattttctatttatgaacatttattaaaattaggTAGCAAACACACAAGTTTGGATAttgtgttagtgtttatgtGCATTATTTGTTAAGAGTGCTTATGACTGAATATGATTGTGGTTATTGACTTTAGCACGAGAGACTGAGCTTTGTGAGCCATTGCATGGACATCATCATGACAATAAAAGACGTGAACTGCAATGCTCATATTCGGGAAAATGAAATCTTCTGCAGAATCCCTAAAAATATTCTGATCCCCAAAGAGGGGGTACCAGTCAGGGTGAGAACCAACTTCAGCTGCTGTTTGTCTTCTGCTGCATTTAGCTTTAATCCTTTCTTTACTGCTTAACAACAGATGTCCCACTGACTTAGGCCATATCTATTAATTTTACAACAGTGCAGTTGTAAGAGTTTACAATACAAAATGTCGCAGCTGACGCATTAGTAAAGTAAACAGTATGTATGGAAATAGACCTATAAATCCCCTTCACATACATGGGCATCTTCCTATAGCTGGTATACGTGCAAATTATAGATGATCATTTGACAGGGAGTAAACAGCCCTTGCTGGATTTATATTTCATCCATTTGAATCACTTTATAACCTTCAAAATGATTTAAgtattatttgtataatataaatacaattttcaAACATTATTTTCCATATTCATTAGAGAAACTGAACCAAGCATATGAAGTATCATGTTGGAAAAATACTTTTCAGCATTGTTCCACTTTTAGTAAGGTAAAGTCAATTAAGTAGTTGGTAACTGAAATTGGACCAATTGAGTCAGTCTGTATGGAGCATTAGGATTAGCTTGATTCATGTTTCTTTCATTCAGGTGAATTCAACCTTAAGCAAAACACATTACTATTTCATTCTAAAGTAGTTCTTCTCATCATTCCAGGTGTCAGTGAATGGGGAGATATATGATGTTGGCTGGGTGGCATATTCCAGAAGCAACCACCCTGTTGGCATCGTGCTGGGTATTCTTGCAGCACTGGCAGTAGGGGCTGCTTTAGCATTTGCAGTAATGACCCATCTGCGCAAGAGGAAGAAAGGTGAGGCTATGTATTTGATAACTACTAATGATTTTAGATTAATTATGTATGGAATAATTGTGACTTACTGTATGATGTGAAATTCTACTGAGCATGTTTTGTTATTATGAATCTATGATGTGGTTAGAGCcaaataatatcaaatatcaatatcaaaataataaaattaattaagtaaaatgTCTGACTAAAAATCAGGTGAGGAAGATGGATGGAAATGAGGTCATAGGCTGCTTATGATGTGTATTTAAGGGTTGATGTTGACATAAATTAATCAGTGAATGAAATCAGATAGATGAATTTATTGTTAGTCAAGTTAGCAGGTTTTCCtggtaactttttttaaatgtaataattcaaTCATAATAAacctatacaaataaataatgataatattaacTATAATATAAAAACTTGTAGCTGTGCAGGCAGAGCTTCGGTTATCGATGCTTTCCAACCGCAATGGGGAAGTGTCACCTGTGGGAGACTACAGACGAGGTAAAGTAGGCATTATTATGATGTGTGATCAGATCTCAGCTACACCTTACTAGATTTCATACTGAATAGTGCATTCATGGTGAATTGAAGAATGCtataattatacaatatattaaGATCACTTTGGCATGAAAGTAAGGTGTAATAAAAGTGACAaatatctgatttaaaaaaaacagtgtcagAATTTTAAACAGTACATTACATTGTCATGAGGACAAATATCAGTGCATGAGGACTACAGCCATAACTTTCTAAGTTAGCAGTTTCTTCTGTCATTTAGGTATGTCCATTGGTACCTCACATGGATCATCCATGGCATTCTCTGGATTGGTGTATGCCAGTGGTGTAGACCCTTCTGCTCTTCCTCTGGTGTCACCTCAGACCATCTCTCTGTCAGCCCTGCGGCCTGAGCTGCTGGAGGAGGTAAAGGATGTGCTGATCCCTCCTGAGCAGCTCAGTATCCAGCAGGACGACATCATTGGCAAAGGTATGTATCTACATACCTGTATTTAGCCTTTTTTACCTTTTATGACCGCTCTCTCCAGTTTATCTAGTTGTACTGATTCAtcattctttctctgttttctgtcATACAAACCATATCTTAATTTGTCATCCTCTCCCATCTCCTTATTTCTCTGATCTCTGCAGGTCACTTTGGAACAGTTTATCATGGCTACCTTAAAGACAGCAACAACCGTGATATTCATTGTGCAGTGAAGTCATTAAACAGTGAGTGAATTTGATCCATAACTATACTTTTTTGTATCAGTTTTACAGTAGCTTTCAAAATCGTTCAcgtataatacaaatataatacaCGTGTCAGATTATATTTCTCAAACTAAGTCTTacgaattttttttaaaaaaaatcttatttactgaattaggtaacaataataatgcacAATTTATGGTAATAAATCTATTATTGATTTATAAATATCAACCTAGtaaaagtttattttagtttttgatAACTGATGACAGTTTTATCAGTGATAATGTACGGGGTATAAGGGATTTCGCTCTGTATTGACAGGGATTACAGATGTAGAGGAGGTGGAGCTCTTCCTGAAAGAGGGCATCCTGATGAAAGCCTTTCACCACCCTCATGTGCTCTCACTGCTCGGAATCCTGTTACCTGCTGATGGCCTTCCACTTGTGGTCCTGCCATACATGAAACACGGAGACCTCCGGCACTTTATCCGCTCTAAAGAAAGGGTAGGGCTGGCtagctttttacattttattgaatTCTTCACCCCAGCTGTAGTTCTGCAATCCATGGGCAGTAAGAATGTAAATTAACCGCAAGCACGGGTAGCTTTAGGTTGAAGCAAGTGTTAAGTCCCTGATACATATTTTAGTCCCTGATACATGATCGCTATCTCTTATTTGAACTCTCACATTCCTGTCTTCAGAGGATCCCTAAATATGCGAATGTGTTTTATAAGTCTCTTCCagaattttctcctttttttcactCTTAAAATGCTATACATTTACATCTGGTTGAGATACAGTTGAGACCAAAAGTttacaactccacacatttcatgttaccatacttttcttttggcaagtcaattaGGGCATCTACTTTGTTACCATCAGaagttattttaaaacaatacattaaagacagatttatttcagctttaattcactgtaTCATAATtgcagtgggtcaaaagtttaccaAGGGtacaccaagttgactgtctctttaaacagtctggaagattccagcaattaatgtaatgacttttagaaaCTTCTGATCTTCTGGCCAACTGTCATAATTAGAGATTAATTGGGAGCAAACTTGTGGCTGTTAAAGGGCCTACCTTAAGAGCTAGTGCCTTTTGGCGCTTGATACCATGGGAGActccaagcaactcagccaaaaCCTCCAAAaattgtggacgttccacaagtTCTTTTCCTCATTTGGAGCAATTTTCAAACAACGGAAGGTATCATTAGGACCTTCAAAAGAAATTGTTTGCAAGTACAAAAATCTTGGGACCAGACAGATACTGTATTGTGCAGGAAGGAGGTTATGattaactcccagggatgaGCAGTAGGTTCAACTGAACAgcaaaggaactggtgaagaatttggaaaaaaaagccagactgaagtttgcaggtgatcatcAGCCTTTTGGAGGACTGTTTTCTGGTGAGATGAAAAAAACTGACCAGTTTGGCAATAGTGATCAACACCATCTATGGTGGAAAAAGActgaggcttttaatctgaagaacaccatcccaactgtgaagcatgggttggcagcatcatgttgtgggggtgttttgctggaaaagggagacgtcatcatgaggaaggaggattttATAGAAgtactgaagcaacacctcaagaAAACCTCAGGCCATGGACaatcctaagcatacctccaaagttgtaacaTAATGTTTTACAACAACAAGGTGGAAGTATTAGAGGGGTcttcacaaagccctgacctttAACCCATAAAACCCATAAAACATGTATGAAAAAGCATGTCTGAGCAAGGAGGctcacaaacctgactgagttacaccagttctgtcaggaggaatgagcaaaaattccagcaaagAATTGTAAGAAGCTTGTGGAAGCCTACCCCAAGcatttgattcaagttcaagcaattaaaagacAGTGGTACCAAAcactaacaaagtgtatgtaaacttctgacccactgaaaatatgatatagttaataaaagctgaaataaatctatctcttagctattattttcaaattacctcaaatgtaaatacagtagACACCCTTGACTTAACACAAGAAACATTGGGCCTCAACTGTACATAGAAATACATGAAAGAAAGACatgaaagaaagatgaaaaagagagagacatttaggttcaggaaagcctgtgtgtagtagaaaatatcacagttttACCATGGTTTTCCAGGTTGTCacgttatatacagtatgtacaggtGTGTTGTTATAAAACCAAAGAGGTGACCTGAGTTATATGGACACTCACTGCTATGTAGTAAAAAGGACATGAGGCTTAAAATGACAGTGTAACATATTGcttaactgtaaatatattcaCATAATTTTAATATGCTTTGTTTTTAGAATCCCACAGTGAAGGACCTGATTGGCTTTGGGCTTCAGGTTGCTAAGGGAATGGAATATTTAGCACAGAAGAAGTTTGTGCACAGAGACCTGGCAGCACGCAACTGCATGTAAGTggctattttttatttgtttgttaaggAGTAACTGGTCTGTATGAGGTGCTGTTCAGGCTGCTGTTGAAAccttcaaaaaaacaaacaaacaaaaaaatatcggTGACTTAAGTGCAAAggttacattaatatttatatggGGAAAGTTGCATGTATCCGGAGTTTGGTTATGCAAATTCTAATATTTATGCacaatatttttgtgtgtatagtgtCAATAGCATCTAGAacatcatctttaaacacaagcacttgcctttaagccagAATAAATCAGAGATTGAAAATTTAAGGGACTTAAGAAGGATAtagctttttttaatgtctttcaaATGTAATACGATGTAACATAAAATtggagacaatttaaaaatgaaaaataaaatagattaaTATATATGAATGATAGGATAGCaagcattaaaataatcatCTAAGATGAGTCTCGTTTTCATGAGCGCACAGTGTGGTTTTGAGTTCATGTCAAGAGGTTTCATTCGTGTCATGTGCTTGTGTCTGACCGTTTGATTCTAGTcttgtctccgcccctgtcctgtcGTTGGTGTATTTCCCAATTGTACTGACCTCTGTTCTCTGTTCATTCCTTCATTAGTTTGATTATTTATAGCCTGTTGTCTTTGTCTAGTTGCCTTATTAAGcaagtgcctttttttttttttttccaagttctGTGTTTCCTGGTATTGACCCTCGCCCAGTATTCTTGGTTTTTGATAATGGATTATCTTTGTATGTTTTTACCTGCCTGTTTTCTGACCGCTGCAATGGACTTTGATGATGGCTCATGGATTGCCTGTAATAAATCATACACTGGGTATAGCGCTTGTGACCTTCCTCTCACTATCGCATGTTACGCTAGTCAGTTGCCAAtgtattgctgcatgaatagtcctaattgtaattatcacattaatcactgcaaatttggtttaatttaacaatatggcttccgcCCTCATTATGTGAAATCCTCTAGAGACGTGATCTAGTacatattattttgttttattaatgtttggaTAATGTGCTCCACTGaagatactaaatcaaggtcacAAAATTACACCTTTGCCTAATTTActattttgatttgtcaaaataataaactaatgaCAATGTTTCTGTGAATTCCTGCtttcctgtaaagaaaatgtgaagatGTGAAAGTTTGAAACGTTTGAACGTTTGAAAGATCAGCTGACTGAGCATTCAGCTGCTatgcttacagctcactttaatttaaatcaTAACTTGCATAAAATACTCAGTCCTTGAAATAAGTAATGTCTCTGGTTAAGATGTCTCTGGTCCTGATAGTACGAATTAaataatagtgtcatatttgtatattttatattcggCCCCCCAAATGACCCAAAAATTCTGTAgatttttgagtgtatttacaattgccaaaaaatttatttcagcatgacatataGTGGTTACATCACAATGTCAGACAATGGCACCAGACTTAATACAGCTCTTTGCTTGAGCTGatttcttaaaagaaaaaaaaaagaaaagtccaaggttagaaacaaatctgtttttttttttgttttttttttttaagcaaactCCATCTTGCATGCGAAAATCTCctgtaacttctgaatagcactTAGGTCTGTATTTACAGCTGAGTtctgaatattgatgtgcacaatttctGTGTTAAATTCTCAGCACGGTCTACTCTGGCTATgactctttatttttatttttacactgattTCCCTTTGTAtgacttctttaaaaaaaaaaaaaaaaaaaaaaaaaaaaaaaaaaaaaaaaaacgtatttaTCCCTAttcggattggattagtt
This window harbors:
- the mst1ra gene encoding macrophage-stimulating protein receptor; the encoded protein is MLFWAWAFLACVWFQIHVTLNAETCPEDLQKAVDFTVPYPSRYFQTLKPIQNIVVYQELSEIYIASQNVIEALNNNLEKIWELRTGPIGHPDCQTCQCGIEDDPNASVDTDNQVLLLDPKPFLPFLYICGSNQYGSCTFVELEENEKPNEVKCLFNKDSNSPTNCHDCIVSPLGTKVSIVEEGQTSYFFVAATINSTIARDHGRRSISMRRLLATEDGFDDGVKGLTVLPEFQDPYPIKYIYTFSTQYYTYFLSVQRENPSDKTSNLQTHLGRLPNRDSEAWMYREVILECHFRPKRKRRSSENVVYNVAQAAHFSIAERDLANELGIKNEKENNVLYIVFAITNKAGNPTGRSALCAFPIVNVNLFIEQGLDACCSNRSGRLSRGLSHFQPSNSCPHEGVNRRECEALPTMVATPHSRTDFFSGQITDVFTSILVTTVGGDTIAHIGTERGRLLQVILTKSSPIVFANYSLVEEEERVSSIAAVQSDESLLFVVGNKMVTVSPKGPGCKHLLTCSECMQAPRFMDCGWCGGFCSKMTECPGQWSNNTCPPFITKFFPNTAPPDGETEITLCGRDLQSPMNPVITTSTHQVSVGQTSCSIIPKKSNSTQLVCRIVPQSSDVTQDVEIYVNVNEERMERGYSISGQARRQGFSFVTPVVTDISPTFGPKIGGTRITLSGKHLDAGQTRTVRMGKKSCPVESMFNNGTWSSVVFVSEGVEDLTEVNVTLQIDESVIFATKQFSYKENPKVTELKPNCSFSRGSKIIIVGENLDTVSQTTIYYKPKNSNPVQSVCVGPVSPTQMECVSPACEDSDGVLSVDMDGAKNLISVPFFCYPNGKPIPFEHDDNMLLLEPGNDRVSVHHERLSFVSHCMDIIMTIKDVNCNAHIRENEIFCRIPKNILIPKEGVPVRVSVNGEIYDVGWVAYSRSNHPVGIVLGILAALAVGAALAFAVMTHLRKRKKAVQAELRLSMLSNRNGEVSPVGDYRRGMSIGTSHGSSMAFSGLVYASGVDPSALPLVSPQTISLSALRPELLEEVKDVLIPPEQLSIQQDDIIGKGHFGTVYHGYLKDSNNRDIHCAVKSLNRITDVEEVELFLKEGILMKAFHHPHVLSLLGILLPADGLPLVVLPYMKHGDLRHFIRSKERNPTVKDLIGFGLQVAKGMEYLAQKKFVHRDLAARNCMLDETFTVKVADFGMARDIFDKEYYSIQDHKRAKLPIKWMAIESLQTQKFTTKSDVWSFGVLMWEMLTRGASPYPDVDPYDMTPYLLQGRRLPQPQYCLDSLWCILLQCWNPEPDFRPAFSMLVKNLQEIHSMLEGEHYVNLQVTYVNLEQGRPYPSIAWASPSLPESHSTETLERLENSGET